One Scomber scombrus chromosome 1, fScoSco1.1, whole genome shotgun sequence DNA segment encodes these proteins:
- the si:dkey-148a17.6 gene encoding leukotriene B4 receptor 1, which produces MNHSAELSSSEEMAPEEFDGGTAVACVILGLSFLVGAPGNLLVIWTILRHVKQRSHTVVLILHLSIADLLVLITLPLWIYSLAQSWVFGEASCKAMVYMINACMYSSVFFITLMSVERFVAVRYPFASADWKRKKALSKVLLALWTAAFLFSIPVIPTQIVGNDSGEEHCLYRLYTSPTQEWVCVLLETLVGYVLPFSILVVCYGCLCSRITQMTFKSKRKSTVLIASVVVVFAICWTPHHIGNILSLIILALEDSPNVAERLESARVTMTFIAGAMVFISSTVNPLLYMFAARSFRSSLRDTGIQKLFRHISSTSPGEGNRELTFVSKRQSNQTNSSQCVTESKDQMDILIKMCENNPS; this is translated from the coding sequence ATGAACCACTCAGCTGAGCTGTCTTCTTCAGAGGAAATGGCTCCTGAGGAGTTTGACGGTGGGACAGCAGTGGCTTGTGTGATCCTGGGTCTATCCTTCCTGGTTGGGGCTCCGGGGAACCTGTTGGTGATCTGGACTATCCTGAGACATGTCAAGCAGCGTTCCCACACTGTGGTGCTCATCCTGCATCTGTCTATTGCAGACCTGCTCGTTCTTATCACCCTGCCTTTGTGGATCTACTCCCTGGCCCAATCATGGGTGTTTGGGGAAGCCTCCTGCAAAGCCATGGTGTACATGATCAACGCCTGTATGTACAGCAGCGTATTTTTCATTACTCTCATGAGTGTGGAGCGTTTTGTTGCGGTGCGTTATCCCTTTGCCTCAGCTGActggaagaggaaaaaagcaCTGAGTAAAGTACTGCTGGCCTTGTGGACTGCAGCCTTCTTGTTCAGCATACCTGTCATCCCAACCCAGATTGTAGGTAATGATTCTGGTGAGGAGCATTGTCTGTACAGGCTGTACACCTCGCCGACCCaggagtgggtgtgtgtgctgctcGAGACACTGGTTGGCTATGTCTTACCCTTCTCCATCCTAGTGGTCTGCTACGGCTGCCTGTGCAGCCGGATTACTCAGATGACCTTCAAGTCCAAGCGCAAGTCTACAGTCCTGATCGCCAGTGTGGTCGTGGTGTTTGCCATTTGTTGGACGCCTCATCACATAGGAAATATCCTCTCACTCATCATCCTGGCCCTTGAGGACTCCCCCAATGTAGCAGAGAGGTTGGAGAGTGCCAGGGTTACCATGACCTTCATCGCTGGAGccatggtcttcatcagcagcaCTGTTAACCCCCTTCTCTACATGTTTGCAGCTCGCTCCTTCCGGAGCTCCCTGCGGGACACCGGCATCCAGAAGCTCTTCCGCCATATCTCCAGCACCTCCCCAGGTGAGGGCAACAGAGAGTTGACCTTTGTGTCCAAGAGACAGAGCAATCAGACCAACAGTTCTCAGTGTGTTACTGAATCAAAAGACCAAATGgacatattaataaaaatgtgtgaaaataacCCATCCTAA
- the LOC133982037 gene encoding E3 ubiquitin-protein ligase AMFR-like, whose protein sequence is MPLLFLERFPWPSLQTYTALSVALLAGSIFSAYTTVTDPGFGALETDDTPAPSEVDLEHLNNDISNTELATTVLWYLVTDSLFVWVLVNTFCCSLMLIAKMIQYVVFGPLRVSEKQHLKDKFWNFIFYKFIFIFGVLNVQTVEEVVMWCLWFSALVFLHLMVQLCKDRFEYLSFSPSTPMNSHVRVLCLLVSLLLDCCGLAVVCGLLGASHGMHTLSFMAAECLLVTVRTGHVIMRYSIHLWDLNHPGTWESKGTYVYYTDFIMELAMLFLDLMHHIHMLLFGNIWLSMASLVIFMQLRYLFHEVQRRVRRHKNYLRVINNMEARFAVATAEELAANDDDCAICWDTMLTARKLPCGHLFHNSCLRSWLEQDTSCPTCRTSLNISGDSSSQTRGQQQGGGLEDNIGPVGAAADARPHINQHNHFFHFDGSRIASWLPSFSVEVMHTTNILGIAQANNSQLMAMAHQIQEMFPQVPSYLVMQDLQLTRSVEVTTDNILEGRIQVPFPTQAIERSPLQGAAGPEGEQAGPSGAAEESLGEPDNMEVRGGRFSKSAEERQKMLKQRKEEMIQHARRRYLNKSPEDQDEDLPGLEEDMVPELDSTVLRRRTMAAAAERRLQQDPAP, encoded by the exons ATGCCTCTGCTGTTTCTGGAGAGGTTTCCCTGGCCCAGCCTGCAGACGTACACAGCACTGAGTGTGGCTTTGCTTGCTGGCAGCATCTTCAGCGCCTACACTACTGTGACTGACCCTGGATTTGGGGCCCTGGAAACTGATGACACACCAGCCCCCTCTGAAGTGGACCTTGAACATCTAAACAATGATATTAGTAACACAGAATTGGCAACCACTGTTTTGTGGTACTTGGTCACTGACAGTCTTTTTGTATGG GTGTTAGTCAACACCTTCTGCTGCTCGTTGATGCTGATCGCTAAAATGATTCAGTATGTGGTGTTTGGCCCACTTAGAGTCAGTGAGAAGCAG caccTAAAAGATAAGTTTTGGAACTTCATATTCTacaaattcattttcatctttgGCGTACTGAACGTACAGACAGTGGAGGAGGTGGTCATGTGGTGTTTGTGGTTCTCTGCCCTGGTCTTTCTTCACCTCATGGTGCAGCTCTGCAAGGACAGATTTGAATAT CTGTCATTCTCCCCCTCCACTCCCATGAACAGTCATGTGCGAGTGCTGTGTCTGCTGGTTTCCCTGCTACTGGACTGCTGTGGCCTGGCTGTGGTTTGTGGTCTGCTGGGAGCTTCTCATGGCATGCACACTCTCTCCTTTATGGCAGCCGAG TGTCTGCTGGTGACTGTACGCACAGGGCATGTCATTATGCG GTACTCCATCCATCTGTGGGATCTGAACCACCCAGGGACATGGGAGAGTAAGGGAACCTATGTCTACTACACAGACTTCATCATGGAACTGGCTATGCTCTTTTTGGATCTCATGCACCATATCCACATGCTG CTTTTTGGTAACATCTGGCTGTCCATGGCAAGCTTGGTCATCTTCATGCAGTTGCGGTATCTCTTTCATGAGGTCCAACGCCGCGTCCGCAGACACAAGAACTACCTTCGTGTCATCAACAACATGGAAGCCAG ATTTGCTGTTGCTACTGCAGAGGAATTGGCAgctaatgatgatgattgtgCCATCTGTTGGGATACCATGTTGACAGCACGCAAACTTCCCTGCGGTCACCTCTTCCACAA CTCTTGTTTGCGCTCCTGGCTAGAGCAGGACACCTCCTGTCCCACATGTCGTACATCCCTGAACATCAGTGGGGACAGCAGCAGCCAGACGAGAGGCCAGCAGCAGGGTGGGGGCTTGGAAGACAACATTGGTCCTGtaggagctgctgctgatgctaGACCACATATCAACCAACACAACCATTTCTTCCACTTTGATG GATCCCGTATTGCCAGCTGGCTGCCCAGCTTCTCAGTGGAAGTGATGCATACTACCAATATCTTAGGGATCGCTCAAGCCAACAACTCTCAGCTCATGGCCATG GCCCATCAGATCCAGGAGATGTTCCCACAGGTGCCCTCCTACCTGGTAATGCAGGACCTGCAGCTGACCCGCTCTGTGGAGGTCACCACTGACAACATCCTGGAGGGACGCATCCAGGTGCCTTTCCCTACACAG GCAATTGAGCGCTCCCCTTTACAGGGGGCCGCTGGACCAGAGGGAGAGCAGGCAGGGCCCAGTGGAGCAGCTGAGGAAAGCCTCGGTGAGCCAGACAACATGGAGGTCAGAGGTGGTCGTTTCTCTAAGTCGGCTGAGGAGAGGCAGAAGATGTTaaagcagaggaaagaggaaatgatCCAGCATGCACGCAG GAGATATCTAAACAAGAGTCCAGAGGATCAGGATGAGGATTTGCCTGGACTGGAGGAGGACATGGTCCCAGAATTAGACTCTACTGTGCTGAGACGTAGAACCAtggcagcagctgcagagagacgCTTGCAACAAGACCCTGCACCCTGA